agaggctgctccagctcttcaCACACAGTGAGGAATTTTGTATAAACCAGCAATGACTTTGACTCAACCTGTGCAGCCCAACAGCCAAAAAGCCTTGTTTTGTTCTAGGACCTTTGTCCTTTTCTTTGTCCATCTTTTCTTAACCTCAGATGATTCACAACTGGGAATCTCTTGGGTGGGATGAATGTCAGGAGCTGTcttgttgctgctttttttcagaacaaagaGATCAAGGCTTTGTAGTGGATTGTGACTCACCTGAAGATGAAGCTCCTGGGGGTTCTTTGGAATCAGATGCGACCCCGTTTCGGGTTCCATCGGATAACGGGGATGAGCCCGATGCCATTGCCAGTTTGCCCACACCCAGTGACATCTTGGTTTCCTACTCAACTTTTCCAGGTGAAACAGCCTGTGCAAATCCTTTTCTGAGCATGAGGGAATTAACAAAACAGTCAGAGCTTCATGGCCAAAGATGGGGGAAATTCAGGACAACCCAgctctgtggagcagcaggaacttGTTGGGATGAGGACAGCAGGTGGGTTCTGGCATAAcattctccttctttctctgaAGGTTTTGTCTCCTGGAGGGAGAAGTCGAGTGGCTCATGGTATGTGGAAATGCTGGACAGTGTGCTGAAGCAATATGCCCATTCAGAAGACCTGCTCACCATGTTAGTGAGGGTAAATGtcctttttgttcttctttttgttGATGAAGGAAATAGTCAGGGGTGTGATCAGTTGGGGCATGGAGGCCTACACTCAAAAATAGGGTGAGGATATTGAGTGTTGAGTTTAGGGATGGGCTAATTGGAGGACTGCAGGGAGGTTTAATTACAAAGAAAGTGTCTGGCCTTCATCTTCCAAAAATCACTGGAGGTTTCTCCAGTGAGAAATAATCATGGCAATAGAGGATTTCCTTAATCTTCCTGAAGAAATTGCTAAAAAATGTCATGGCTTGTCCTATCCAAGCTGGTGGGATTTGGGTGCTCCTGTAAGCTTGtcctggggatggaggagcacaATGCACAGGGATATGGAATGAGTCTGGCTGATCAACATCTTCCTTTGTGAGACTTGTTGACTCAATATTGCCAAAGCTGCATACAAATGTAGGTGCCCCagataatttttctgttctctatGGGTAGGAGAAAAGTCCAATGTGGAGGGAGAGAGGAACTTACAGAATCAccttgttgttgttttctggtTGTTGTGGTGATTCTTTGGCCTGGCAGCCATTGATTTcaagggatggggagagcaTCTCATTCCTCAGCCTCTCTTGTGTTCCCAGGTGGCACACGCTGTCTCTGCCAAGGGGAGGTACAAGCAGATCCCGGGATGTTTCAATTTCCTCCGTAAAAAATTCTTCTTCACGTGCGACTGACACGTGGCTCCAAGCCCCCTGCCAAGCACTGGAGATTCTTCCTGTGGCTGAATGAAACCTGTGCCCAGCATGACTTGGTGTCAGTGCTCCCTGTGGGTTTTGCCTGTGTGTCCAGATGTTTGTCTGGGGAAATGTGATCTGCCAGCGCTGGCTTTGCTGTGGAGTGGAGATGAGATGGAGATTGTGCTGTGCCAGTGGGAAGTGTTGTGGATGGAGCAGGAAATCCCTTTGCTGGAGAACAGAGCCAGAGGAAAGCACTTCTGGCTTGTCCTGACACTGCCATGCTCAGcctcagtgtttttctttgctgatCATGATGTTTGTGTCCTGTGCTGCCCGGGTAACTGATTGAGGGGACCGGGGTCTGATGTTCAAGTGAAATGGGATGAGTTTTTCAGTTCATGTTTCtaataaatgcaattaaagAGCAAATCTTTAGCTGTATTCCCTTGGTTGTTCCATCTCCTCATTGCCATTTCAACACCTCCTAAAGGCTCCTCTGAAGTGGGAGGAGTAGGAACCTTCACTCAtgtctgcactgctctgtgatcCATATCTCTCTGGGAGATATTCTCTGTGATGAAAACAGCTGTGATGAAACACTAACAAACACACCTGTTTGTGACTAaaagtttttattctttttttttaaattcttacaGCCCCCTAATTCTGCTCCACCACATCCCCTAGAAAGAACCACATGAGACGAGCTCAGTACTATTTCCTTTATTACACTCAGTATTTGTGCTCCATGCTGTGTCCTTAGTTGGTGCTGATTTTCTGCCAAAGAGAAGACACGGGGAGGCTCGTGGTGAgactgctggcagctggcagtgtGGCCAAGCCcctgcaggggagcagaggaaggggCACCCACCTCGTTGATCCAGTCGATGTAGGCGGACACGCGGGTGAACACTGTCGGCTTTTTGACCATGTTGCACTTCAGGCCGGAGCCGAAGCTGACGATGCCCTCCACCTCCCAGATGCCATCCTCACGCTGGCAGTTCAGGGGGCCGCCAGAATCACCCTGTGGGCAGACACAGTGTGGGCCACCAGCACACCTCACATCCCACACAGCACCCGCCACTGTCACGGACAGGTACAAGGATTATGAAAGAATCTCTGTGCTAAAATTGCCAAAGCTGGCCTGTCATTTCTTCTAAGTGCTGCTAACAAGGCATTTGCAAGTTCCTATGTGAAGCTATTTTGAGAACGAGAAGTTTGTTTAACACAGTATATTCTGAGggtgaaaaacaaacacacctgTGTAAACAATCAGATTTGTCCCATGAGAAcccacaaaggaaaaatataaatatatctaGAGAGAAAATCCGATGGACATATACCATAGCTCTTACCCATCAATGAACTGAGTTTACTGTATTACTGATCAATTAGGTTTTACACAGTGCCTTCTGATATTTCTACAAATATGAGCTTTATGAATAAAGAATTAACTATCTGCATGTAGAAAATGGAGTTTTGGCTGATTTATTCCAACCCCTCGTGTGCTTCCCATGGCACCTGTggccctgcactgctccagcactgctgtcactcctgctctggctggggcaggttccacccagcagtgcccacacTCACGTTGCATCCCGAGACGACGCCGTCGCCGCCGGCGCACACCATGGTGGTGCGCACCATGCTGCCCCACCAGTCCCACTTGGAGCAGGTCTCGTAGTccaccacaggcagcagagcctgctgcaggGCGTCAGCCAGGGGCCCGTTGGCTGCAAGGACAGTCATATCTCACACTCTGCacaccccctccccagggaccccTGGGGACCCTCCCGGGGACCCTCTGCTTACTCCTGATGCGTCCCCAGCCGGTGACATAGCAGGGGTAGTCATTGGCCAGGACCTTGCCAGCctcaggcaggcaggcagcacgGACGGTGTCACTCTCCTGCACCTCCTCTGCCAGCTTGACCAGGGCAATGTCGTTCCTACAGGGGGACATGGACAATGAGGATGTGGTCCCCAGCTTTGTTGCCCCCCACACCCACTCCTGGACATATTCCCTACAGGACAAGGATGGAGTTCCATTTCTCATGGACGATGGTCTTCTCCACACCCACagccacagagccaggctcaTCATCCACTGTCAGGTCCTGCTTGCCCAGCACCACACGGTAGGTCAGGGAAGAGCTGCCAGAGACAGAGGGGATGTTAGTCCCCACAGATATTTCATCCTGTTGGTACAGACCacccccccagcaccccaacaCCCACCTGATGCAGTGGGCAGCTGTCAGCACCCACTGGGGGGCAATGAGGGTCCCACCACAAGTGTGGTACCAAGAGCCAGAGCGGGTGTACTGCAGTGAGATCTGCAGGGGCAGAGGCACAGGGTCAGAGCAGGAATGTCCCCATGCCTGTCCccatgcctgtccctgtgcccccttacctgccagggccagctgtgGGCTACGGCATCAACACCTCCCACCACGCGGGAGCTCAGCTGCGGCGGCACGGCCGGCTGGCCGCATCCGTAGGCTGTGTGACACCAAAGGGACATCAGAGGCTGCCTGTGCCcgtgcccagggccaggccaggccccacagccctgtccccctgccccagcccttgcCCTGGCCCCTGCACCCACCGTAGCCCAGCAGCACGACGAGGCAGACGGCTCCCAGCATGGTTGTGGTGACcaaaggtgctgcagctggggctgctcacccCTCTTATAGTGTCCACTCTGCTGGGGACCTTGGAGTGGCCcctcctgccactgccaggTGGGGACTGTCCCACgctgtgggcacaggggctcCTCAGCCTCGTGGCCCCCTCTTATCACACTCAGGGTCCCGCCTGGGAACGGCCACATCTGCCTGTCATGTGCTGGCTCCATGCTGGGACACGGCAGGGAAGCCAAccctgctctgggaatgggcagggtccctgctggggcacagctggtggGCAGCCCCCAGCCATGATGGTGCCAGTggggtgccagccctgctgcccccagccctgagcaccgACTCCCCCAGGACActgcctgcccccagcccctccatcctACACGGAGAAGGTTCTCTCTTTCCTGAAATGCTTATCACTGGGTGTCTTTGGGTCCCTCTCAGTATTTGTTCACCTTGTGTACACATCCTTGGCATGTTTGGGTGCAtgttcctggctgctgccttaGCTGTGGCATCACCTTGGATGCTTACCTTCTGTGCTGGGGAAAGCCTGGGGGCATGTGGCTCTGCCATGTACAACTCCAAAGTGCATGCCTGAGGATTTGAGgggttttgctttgctttatgTTGTCATTTTAGATTGTTGTCTACATGGTTTGAAGCTGCAGAAgcttattttagtttttttttgtatctttgtatcagggcagtggtggggaCCAATGCCCACACGTGGCCGGAGAAGAGCACCTGGACATGTGGACTTTTGCCAGAGGGAGCCAGGGCCACCCAAGCACCCCAAGGGggtccagcaggagcagggatgtggctgGAATGGCCTTGCCTCTGAccagggatttttcccaagAGCTCTGTGGCACATGTGatcccttctccatcccctgTGGTGTAAGATTCTGGGTTGCCCTGTCCTGTGTTGGCTACCTTTGTACAGAGCACCTGGTTGTACAGGTGGTGCCAGGGCTGATCCTATCTCCCCTGGACctgttttcctttgggaaaggTGACCCTGCCCTCTTCCCCTTATTTCCCTGCTTCTCTCAAGGGAGCCTTGGGACTGGGGTGTcccatgggctgggggtgcagggagtTGGTGCTTGATTTTGGGCACAGATGGCTCCATcttgtcttcttccttcttccatgATATGGACTGCAGTGGTTTGTCCCTTCCTGGGACATCCTTGGTGgaggtgagagcagagcaggagcactgcagtggcacaggggtggTGTTGGGGTGTGTGGTGGAGCTGGAGGACAGTGGGGGGGGTCAGGGAGAAATGGGGGAATGCTATTTTGGGTTTagtcttggtttgaaagacaggtgttaATTAAAAAGGCAGGAGCCTTTCTTGAAATGGACAATGTAAACTCcctacaaattattataattttgaaattaagaagGCTGCTTTAGTGTTtcaaatctcagattttatctaggtaggaaattcttggctcctccccctgggtggagcatctcccagtgggatgatgtaattttatcagtcatgcactgggactcaatggccattaacaggagatatctcctggagggaggatgggctgtggaaagataaagaacattaCCCCACCTGTTTTcaacagatggcccattaacaggagatatctcccatAGACATAAAGAAcactgtcccacctggtttGAACacatggcccattaacaggagatatctccaACAGAGATAAAGAACACTGTCCCACATGATTTGAACACATGGaccattaacaggagatatctcccatagagataaggatcactgtcccacctggtttGAACacatggcccattaacaggagatatctcccacagagataaggatcactgtcccacctggtttttaacagctggtgATTGAATACATATTTCTGGCTACATCCTGCCCTGCAAGCCAAGACACGTTTGCTCCGTGGGCCCCACTGCTCTTCCCCCTCCTTGTGTTTCAGTGCTGGATGTCCCTGAGGGGAGCCTGTGATGGGGACTGGTACCAAGTGTCAGGGCCATGCTTCCCTGTGGCTCAGTGCCATCAGCATCAGGGTGCTGCTCAGTGTCAGGAGAGTTTGTTCatgtgtccctgggtgtcccgAGCTCTCACTCCCAGGAGTGGGTAAAGATCACTTTCAAGGTTTAATTTTGATGTAAGTGATTGGATGAGTACTTCTATTTCAACAGTTATGAACTTCACAAAGTTTTGCTGCATTCTTTTAAACTTCCCCTTATTCTCCCGtattgttaaatatttaataatggACACATCCTATAGATTGTATATAAAATGTTacacatttaataaaaataaagcttacACTTCTTTAGGTTAACTTGTAGATTTAATGTGCCAGTTATAAATGGTGTGAACAGAACATAACAATAAATAACAATTAACATGTAAGTATAA
This DNA window, taken from Oenanthe melanoleuca isolate GR-GAL-2019-014 chromosome 21, OMel1.0, whole genome shotgun sequence, encodes the following:
- the LOC130261778 gene encoding chymotrypsin-C-like, with the translated sequence MLGAVCLVVLLGYAYGCGQPAVPPQLSSRVVGGVDAVAHSWPWQISLQYTRSGSWYHTCGGTLIAPQWVLTAAHCISSSLTYRVVLGKQDLTVDDEPGSVAVGVEKTIVHEKWNSILVLNDIALVKLAEEVQESDTVRAACLPEAGKVLANDYPCYVTGWGRIRTNGPLADALQQALLPVVDYETCSKWDWWGSMVRTTMVCAGGDGVVSGCNGDSGGPLNCQREDGIWEVEGIVSFGSGLKCNMVKKPTVFTRVSAYIDWINEKISTN